One region of Natronolimnobius baerhuensis genomic DNA includes:
- the solA gene encoding N-methyl-L-tryptophan oxidase has translation MSDQYDVIVIGVGGMGSATVAHLAARGVDVLGLERRDIPHSYGSSHGHSRIFRLAYAENPAYVPLLQRAEELWDTLEESHDRQLLHRTGSVDAGPPDSALLEGSAQSCEEHGLEYERLSSAELTERAPGYDLPDEYEAIYQPDGGFLAPEECTVAHVNRAHEAGATIRARERVVDWRTLEEDGGDADGDSNDTGGVRVETDHDAYEADKLVITAGAWTARFVDTLEDVLVPERQVTARLQPTEPDQFDREQFPVWNLAVPDGRYYGFPVHDVPGFKFGRYHHREEAVAPDAFEREPTQADERLLRKFAEMYFPAGAGPTMGLETCLFTNTPDEDFVLDTLPEHPQVAVGAGFSGHGFKFASVVGEILADLALEGETDYDISMFALDRFEE, from the coding sequence ATGAGCGACCAGTACGACGTCATCGTCATCGGGGTCGGCGGTATGGGCAGTGCAACCGTCGCCCACCTCGCAGCCCGTGGCGTCGACGTGCTCGGGCTCGAGCGCCGCGATATACCCCACAGCTACGGGTCGTCTCACGGGCACTCGCGCATCTTCCGACTCGCCTACGCCGAGAATCCTGCCTACGTCCCGCTCCTCCAGCGCGCCGAGGAACTGTGGGACACCCTCGAGGAGAGTCACGACCGACAGCTCCTGCATCGAACCGGCTCGGTCGACGCGGGCCCGCCAGACTCGGCCCTCCTCGAGGGCTCGGCACAGTCCTGTGAGGAACACGGCCTCGAGTACGAACGCCTCTCGAGTGCCGAGCTTACGGAGCGCGCTCCCGGCTACGACCTTCCCGACGAGTACGAAGCGATCTATCAGCCCGACGGTGGCTTTCTCGCGCCCGAGGAGTGTACCGTCGCCCACGTCAATCGCGCCCACGAGGCCGGGGCGACGATTCGTGCCCGCGAACGCGTCGTCGACTGGCGGACGCTCGAGGAAGACGGTGGCGACGCGGACGGCGACAGTAACGACACCGGCGGCGTTCGCGTCGAGACCGACCACGACGCCTACGAGGCCGACAAACTCGTAATTACAGCGGGCGCGTGGACCGCCCGTTTCGTCGACACACTCGAGGACGTGCTGGTTCCCGAGCGACAGGTGACGGCGCGACTGCAGCCGACCGAGCCCGACCAGTTCGACCGCGAGCAGTTCCCCGTCTGGAATCTGGCGGTGCCCGACGGGCGTTACTACGGCTTTCCCGTCCACGACGTTCCTGGGTTCAAATTCGGCCGGTACCATCACCGCGAGGAGGCGGTCGCCCCCGACGCCTTCGAGCGCGAACCGACGCAAGCCGACGAACGATTACTTCGGAAGTTCGCAGAGATGTACTTCCCGGCCGGTGCCGGGCCGACGATGGGACTGGAAACCTGCCTCTTTACGAACACGCCCGACGAGGATTTCGTCCTCGATACCCTCCCCGAGCACCCACAGGTTGCCGTCGGCGCGGGCTTTTCGGGCCATGGCTTCAAGTTCGCCAGCGTCGTCGGCGAGATCCTGGCCGATCTGGCACTCGAGGGCGAGACCGACTACGATATCTCGATGTTCGCGCTAGATCGGTTCGAGGAGTAG
- a CDS encoding TIGR03560 family F420-dependent LLM class oxidoreductase → MEFGYHHSSFATHDDRSPAAALVDRAQRLEDDGFEWLSLMDHLWQLPFHGHRDEAFVECYSGLSAVAAVTDEITLSALVTCVHYRNPVYLAKVVSSLDALSEGRAVLGIGAGWYEDEYDAMDMEFPPADERIRQLRDAIQLCETVWTEDSPASYDGEYYDVDDLYLNPKPDDIPVLVGGGGEQLTLRLTAEYADWWNLPGVTPEEYDHKLSVLREHCENAGRDYDEIETTVTIPTIIRDDTDAAHEVYEDLLEETDEDTTPRDEFRGLIGTPAEVAAGIEEYQALDVDRFQIGVPKNDPETIDRFVDDVMGEF, encoded by the coding sequence ATGGAGTTTGGCTACCACCACAGTTCGTTCGCGACGCACGACGACCGCTCCCCCGCAGCGGCGCTCGTCGACAGAGCACAGCGACTCGAGGACGACGGTTTCGAGTGGCTCTCGCTGATGGACCACCTCTGGCAACTCCCCTTTCACGGGCATCGGGACGAGGCGTTCGTGGAGTGCTACTCGGGACTCTCGGCGGTCGCGGCCGTGACGGATGAAATCACGCTGAGCGCGCTCGTGACCTGCGTTCACTACCGGAATCCGGTCTATCTCGCGAAGGTCGTCAGTTCGCTTGACGCACTCTCGGAGGGACGCGCGGTGCTGGGAATCGGTGCGGGCTGGTACGAAGACGAGTACGACGCCATGGATATGGAATTCCCGCCGGCCGACGAGCGGATTCGGCAACTTCGGGACGCGATCCAGCTCTGTGAAACCGTCTGGACCGAAGACTCACCGGCGAGTTATGACGGAGAGTACTACGACGTCGATGATCTCTATCTAAACCCGAAACCCGATGACATCCCCGTGCTGGTCGGTGGTGGCGGCGAACAGCTCACCCTCCGGCTGACCGCGGAGTACGCCGACTGGTGGAACCTCCCGGGCGTCACGCCCGAGGAGTACGACCACAAGCTCTCCGTCCTCCGAGAGCACTGCGAAAACGCCGGCCGCGATTACGACGAAATCGAGACGACGGTCACGATTCCGACCATCATCCGCGACGACACTGACGCCGCACACGAGGTCTATGAGGACCTCCTCGAGGAAACTGACGAAGACACGACGCCTCGAGACGAGTTCCGGGGACTCATCGGGACACCGGCGGAGGTCGCTGCTGGCATTGAGGAGTACCAAGCGCTCGATGTCGACCGCTTCCAGATCGGCGTCCCGAAGAACGACCCCGAGACTATCGACCGCTTCGTCGACGACGTGATGGGCGAGTTCTAA